A stretch of Allostreptomyces psammosilenae DNA encodes these proteins:
- a CDS encoding DUF6895 family protein yields MTTTLATLPPLCHRVAGRALRWLDEAAPHFALPTDELPETMEVVDTLKPLGELAMAAYLVGREGVTGHQASRVAPRLLRFAWEQTGRGRVLLARQRRYPYSTEALEFYVWFARGGHRAPELEALLASLARTRAVGAWSEEAATRELGVLRAAGHLGLPGHAPFEEVLARTWLGRTPPPWAVDGLTLYAVTHTVYHLTDWGAEPAAVPERLVRYLGTWLPAWLEVYLEAEEWDLVAELLLVDACLPEPRWNLAAWERLAEAQRADGLLSHGPVPAPEDTAEAWRNHYHPTIAAALAATMALSRALAPGGAVPSRSGGARWNGGAR; encoded by the coding sequence ATGACCACGACCCTGGCCACGCTGCCCCCGCTGTGCCACCGGGTGGCCGGACGGGCCCTGCGCTGGCTCGACGAGGCGGCGCCGCACTTCGCGCTGCCCACCGACGAGCTCCCCGAGACCATGGAGGTGGTGGACACCCTCAAGCCGCTCGGCGAACTGGCCATGGCCGCCTACCTGGTCGGCCGGGAGGGCGTCACCGGTCACCAGGCGTCCCGGGTCGCCCCGCGCCTGCTGCGGTTCGCCTGGGAGCAGACCGGGCGCGGCCGGGTGCTGCTGGCCCGCCAGCGCCGCTACCCGTACTCCACCGAGGCCCTGGAGTTCTACGTCTGGTTCGCCCGGGGCGGGCACCGGGCACCCGAGCTGGAAGCCCTGCTGGCGTCGCTGGCGCGCACGCGCGCCGTGGGCGCCTGGTCGGAGGAGGCGGCCACCCGGGAACTCGGCGTGCTCCGCGCCGCGGGACACCTCGGCCTGCCCGGCCACGCGCCGTTCGAGGAGGTGCTGGCGCGCACCTGGCTCGGACGGACCCCGCCGCCCTGGGCGGTGGACGGACTCACCCTGTACGCCGTCACCCACACCGTCTACCACCTCACCGACTGGGGCGCCGAGCCCGCGGCGGTGCCCGAACGGCTGGTCCGCTACCTGGGGACCTGGCTCCCGGCCTGGCTGGAGGTCTACCTGGAGGCCGAGGAGTGGGACCTGGTCGCCGAGCTGCTGCTGGTCGACGCCTGCCTGCCCGAGCCCCGGTGGAACCTCGCGGCCTGGGAGCGGCTGGCCGAGGCCCAGCGCGCCGACGGCCTGCTCTCCCACGGCCCGGTGCCGGCCCCGGAGGACACGGCGGAGGCCTGGCGCAACCACTACCACCCCACCATCGCCGCCGCCCTCGCCGCCACCATGGCGCTCTCCCGCGCCCTGGCGCCCGGCGGCGCGGTGCCCAGCCGGAGCGGCGGCGCCCGGTGGAACGGAGGCGCGCGGTGA
- a CDS encoding glycoside hydrolase family 65 protein produces the protein MSATKPGWVVAPWELRWSGLDVEALERTESAFALSNGHLGWRGSLEEGEPRGLPGTYLNGFYEEHSLPYAESGYGYPEAGQTVVNATDGKIIRLLVGDEPLDMRYGAAVHHERVLDFRSGTLSRNTEWVSPTGRRVRITTQRLVSFTQRAVAAIRYEVEPVDGELQVVLQSDLLANEPIESTSKDPRVAAALRAPLAADFAASEGYRAVLVHHTKRSGLRLAAAMDHELEATDGLHTEMHVEEDLARLTAAVDVPAGGRLRLTKYLAYGWSGQRSVPALRAQVDAALAGALQTGWDGLLAEQRAYLDDFWESADIEIDGDPELQQALRFALYHVLQAGSRGESRAIPAKGLTGPGYDGHAFWDTETFVLPVLSYTIPEAARDALRWRHSTLDKARERARVLGQRGAVFPWRSINGEECSAYWPAGTAAFHVAADIADATVRYLGATGDTDFDRNEGAELLIETARLWASLGHHDPHGGFRIDGVTGPDEYTAVVDNNVYTNLMAQRNLLQAAAACERLPEVAERLGVEEGEVAFWRNAARNMVVPYDDVLGVHPQSERFTEHTEWDFAATPPEGYPLLLNYPYFDLYRKQVIKQADLVLALHLRGDAFTEEQKARNFAYYEARTVRDSSLSACTQAVIAAEVGHLDLAYDYLAETALADFHDIHRNVRNGLHIASLAGSWIATIAGLGGMRDHDGVLTFAPRLPAALRSITFRMCYRETRFAVEVTQEQASYRLISGKPLHTAHHGEPIVVSPGEPVVRPLPPPPRHPAPQQPVGRAPQRRSRPPV, from the coding sequence GTGAGCGCGACGAAGCCCGGCTGGGTGGTCGCCCCGTGGGAGCTGCGGTGGAGCGGCCTGGACGTGGAGGCGCTGGAGCGGACCGAGTCGGCGTTCGCGCTCTCCAACGGCCACCTGGGCTGGCGCGGCTCCCTGGAGGAGGGCGAGCCTCGCGGCCTGCCGGGAACCTACCTCAACGGCTTCTACGAGGAGCACTCGCTGCCGTACGCCGAGAGCGGCTACGGCTACCCCGAGGCGGGGCAGACGGTGGTGAACGCCACCGACGGCAAGATCATCCGCCTGCTGGTCGGCGACGAGCCGCTGGACATGCGCTACGGCGCGGCCGTGCACCACGAACGGGTGCTGGACTTCCGGTCCGGCACGCTGAGCCGGAACACCGAGTGGGTCTCCCCCACCGGCCGCCGGGTGCGGATCACCACCCAGCGGCTGGTGTCGTTCACCCAGCGGGCGGTGGCGGCCATCCGCTACGAGGTGGAACCGGTCGACGGCGAACTGCAGGTGGTGCTCCAGTCGGACCTGCTGGCCAACGAACCGATCGAGTCCACCAGCAAGGACCCGCGGGTGGCGGCGGCGCTGCGCGCCCCGCTGGCCGCCGACTTCGCCGCCTCGGAGGGGTACCGGGCGGTGCTGGTGCACCACACCAAGCGCTCCGGGCTGCGCCTGGCGGCGGCGATGGACCACGAGCTGGAGGCCACCGACGGCCTGCACACCGAGATGCACGTCGAGGAGGACCTGGCCCGGCTGACCGCCGCGGTGGACGTGCCGGCCGGCGGGCGGCTGCGGCTGACCAAGTACCTGGCCTACGGGTGGTCCGGGCAGCGCTCCGTCCCGGCGCTGCGGGCGCAGGTGGACGCCGCGCTGGCCGGGGCCCTGCAGACCGGCTGGGACGGCCTGCTGGCCGAGCAGCGCGCGTACCTGGACGACTTCTGGGAGTCCGCCGACATCGAGATCGACGGCGACCCGGAGCTGCAGCAGGCGCTGCGGTTCGCGCTGTACCACGTGCTCCAGGCCGGTTCCCGCGGGGAGAGCCGGGCGATCCCGGCGAAGGGCCTGACCGGCCCCGGCTACGACGGGCACGCCTTCTGGGACACCGAGACCTTCGTGCTCCCGGTGCTCTCCTACACCATCCCGGAGGCGGCCCGGGACGCCCTGCGCTGGCGGCACTCGACCCTGGACAAGGCGCGCGAGCGCGCGCGGGTGCTCGGCCAGCGCGGCGCGGTCTTCCCGTGGCGCTCGATCAACGGCGAGGAGTGCTCCGCGTACTGGCCGGCCGGGACCGCCGCCTTCCACGTGGCGGCGGACATCGCCGACGCCACCGTGCGCTACCTCGGCGCGACCGGCGACACCGACTTCGACCGCAACGAGGGCGCGGAGCTGCTGATCGAGACGGCTCGGCTGTGGGCCTCGCTGGGCCACCACGACCCGCACGGCGGCTTCCGGATCGACGGGGTCACCGGTCCGGACGAGTACACGGCGGTGGTGGACAACAACGTCTACACCAACCTGATGGCGCAGCGGAACCTGCTCCAGGCCGCCGCCGCCTGCGAGCGGCTGCCGGAGGTCGCCGAGCGGCTCGGCGTGGAGGAGGGCGAGGTGGCGTTCTGGCGGAACGCCGCCCGCAACATGGTGGTGCCCTACGACGACGTGCTCGGGGTGCATCCCCAGTCGGAGCGGTTCACCGAGCACACCGAGTGGGACTTCGCGGCGACCCCTCCGGAGGGCTATCCGCTGCTGCTGAACTACCCATACTTCGACCTGTACCGCAAGCAGGTGATCAAGCAGGCGGACCTGGTGCTGGCGCTGCACCTGCGCGGGGACGCGTTCACCGAGGAGCAGAAGGCCCGCAACTTCGCCTACTACGAGGCGCGCACCGTGCGGGACTCGTCCCTGTCGGCGTGCACCCAGGCGGTGATCGCGGCGGAGGTCGGCCACCTGGACCTGGCCTACGACTACCTGGCCGAGACCGCGCTGGCGGACTTCCACGACATCCACCGCAACGTGCGCAACGGACTGCACATCGCCTCGCTGGCCGGATCGTGGATCGCCACCATCGCAGGGCTGGGCGGCATGCGGGACCACGACGGGGTGCTGACCTTCGCGCCCCGGCTGCCGGCGGCACTGCGCTCGATCACCTTCCGGATGTGCTACCGGGAGACCCGGTTCGCCGTGGAGGTGACGCAGGAGCAGGCCAGCTACCGGCTGATCTCCGGCAAGCCGCTGCACACCGCGCACCACGGGGAGCCCATCGTGGTCTCGCCCGGCGAGCCGGTGGTGCGGCCGCTGCCGCCACCGCCCCGGCACCCGGCGCCGCAGCAGCCGGTGGGTCGGGCGCCGCAGCGGCGCAGCCGTCCGCCGGTGTGA
- a CDS encoding metallophosphoesterase family protein, whose amino-acid sequence MRLLLISDTHLPRRARALPEEVLAAVDAADVVVHAGDWVDLATYDLLRRRATRLVAVYGNNDGDDLRAVLPEVARVELEGVRLAVVHETGPARGREERCAARFPDADVLVFGHSHIPWDTTAAGGLRLLNPGSPTDRRRQPYATYMTARLAGGALAEVRLHRLPPRHPA is encoded by the coding sequence ATGAGGCTGCTGCTGATCTCCGACACCCACCTGCCCCGGCGCGCCCGGGCGCTGCCGGAGGAGGTCCTGGCCGCCGTCGACGCCGCCGACGTGGTGGTGCACGCCGGGGACTGGGTGGACCTCGCCACCTACGACCTGCTGCGGCGGCGCGCCACCCGCCTGGTCGCGGTGTACGGCAACAACGACGGCGACGACCTGCGGGCCGTCCTCCCGGAGGTGGCCCGGGTGGAACTGGAGGGCGTGCGGCTGGCCGTGGTGCACGAGACCGGGCCGGCGCGCGGCCGGGAGGAGCGCTGCGCCGCCCGCTTCCCCGACGCCGACGTGCTGGTCTTCGGACACAGCCACATCCCGTGGGACACCACGGCCGCCGGCGGCCTGCGGCTGCTCAACCCCGGCTCGCCCACCGACCGCCGCCGCCAGCCGTACGCCACCTACATGACCGCCCGGCTCGCCGGCGGCGCGCTCGCGGAGGTCCGGCTGCACCGGCTGCCGCCCCGTCATCCCGCCTGA
- a CDS encoding HAD family hydrolase, which produces MIGLPDDITACLFDLDGVLTSTARLHREAWKETFDAFLRARDGDGFRPFTDEDYARYVDGRPRADGVRSFLASRGVTLPEGRPDDPPDAPTVAGLAGRKNALLLRILERRGVEPYPGSVRYLEAARAAGLAVAVVTSSANGAAVLAAAGLDGLVQARIDGLVIAREGLRGKPAPDSFLAGADALGVEPKRAAVFEDARSGVAAGRAGGFGLVVGVDRTGRPDELREHGADVVVSDLAELLGGAS; this is translated from the coding sequence ATGATCGGACTGCCCGACGACATCACGGCCTGCCTGTTCGATCTGGACGGGGTGCTGACCAGCACGGCTCGGCTGCACCGGGAGGCGTGGAAGGAGACCTTCGACGCCTTCCTGCGGGCCAGGGACGGGGACGGCTTCCGGCCGTTCACCGACGAGGACTACGCGCGGTACGTGGACGGCCGCCCCCGCGCCGACGGCGTGCGCTCCTTCCTGGCCTCGCGGGGCGTCACCCTGCCCGAGGGGCGCCCGGACGACCCTCCGGACGCCCCGACCGTGGCCGGACTCGCCGGCCGCAAGAACGCCCTGCTGCTGCGGATCCTGGAGCGGCGCGGGGTCGAGCCCTACCCCGGTTCGGTGCGCTACCTGGAGGCGGCGCGCGCCGCCGGACTGGCCGTGGCGGTGGTGACCTCCTCGGCCAACGGGGCGGCGGTCCTCGCCGCCGCCGGCCTGGACGGGCTGGTCCAGGCCCGCATCGACGGGCTGGTGATCGCCCGCGAGGGGCTGCGCGGCAAACCCGCGCCGGACTCCTTCCTCGCCGGGGCCGACGCGCTCGGCGTCGAGCCGAAGCGGGCGGCGGTCTTCGAGGACGCCCGCTCCGGGGTGGCGGCCGGGCGCGCCGGCGGGTTCGGCCTGGTGGTCGGCGTGGACCGGACCGGCCGGCCGGACGAGCTGCGCGAGCACGGCGCGGACGTGGTGGTCAGTGATCTGGCGGAGCTGTTGGGAGGTGCGTCGTGA
- a CDS encoding ROK family transcriptional regulator — protein MTIVRTATPSTARAINDRVALDLLVQGPLTAAQLKAHTGLSRPTVADLLDRLQRAGLVTVVGESGDERRGPNARLYGIVADRAHTAAVDVRTESVSVAVADLTGRTVAAADLPVPPGTPSADAVPRTLTTLRATLRRAGVAAVHTVAVGAPGLIDPGSGQLSATGALPAWHTDLVAALRAELDAPVLLENEVNLAGIAEQRTGAAQDRDTFVLLWLGHGIGAAVILDGRLRRGASGGTGELAFLPVPGTGRLPSPPACDGGFHDLAGSAAVCALARQHGLAPGPARDAAAAEAVVRRARAAGPRGAAFLDALAARIAIGAAAVTCVLDPGCVVLGGEVGQAGGQDLADRVADHLARISPLRTEVRSGTAQGSSVLAGAILTATDAAHRDLFGTP, from the coding sequence ATGACCATCGTCCGCACCGCCACCCCGAGTACGGCCCGCGCCATCAACGACCGGGTGGCGCTCGACCTGCTGGTGCAGGGGCCGCTGACGGCCGCCCAGCTCAAGGCGCACACCGGGCTGTCCCGGCCGACCGTCGCCGACCTCCTCGACCGCCTGCAGCGCGCCGGCCTGGTCACCGTCGTCGGCGAGTCCGGCGACGAGCGGCGCGGCCCGAACGCCCGGCTCTACGGCATCGTCGCCGACCGGGCGCACACCGCCGCCGTGGACGTGCGCACCGAGTCCGTCTCCGTCGCCGTGGCCGACCTGACCGGCCGGACGGTGGCCGCGGCGGACCTGCCCGTCCCCCCGGGAACCCCCTCCGCCGACGCGGTCCCCCGCACCCTGACCACCCTGCGCGCCACGCTGCGCCGCGCCGGGGTGGCCGCCGTGCACACCGTGGCGGTCGGCGCCCCGGGCCTGATCGACCCGGGCAGCGGGCAGCTCAGCGCCACCGGCGCGCTGCCCGCCTGGCACACCGACCTGGTCGCGGCGCTCCGCGCCGAACTCGACGCCCCGGTGCTCCTGGAGAACGAGGTCAACCTCGCCGGCATCGCCGAGCAGCGCACCGGCGCGGCCCAGGACCGGGACACCTTCGTCCTGCTCTGGCTCGGCCACGGCATCGGGGCGGCGGTGATCCTCGACGGCAGGCTGCGCCGGGGCGCCTCCGGAGGCACCGGAGAGCTGGCCTTCCTGCCCGTGCCCGGCACCGGCCGGCTGCCCTCGCCACCGGCCTGCGACGGCGGGTTCCACGACCTGGCCGGGAGCGCCGCCGTCTGCGCGCTGGCCCGGCAGCACGGCCTGGCCCCTGGGCCGGCCCGGGACGCCGCCGCGGCCGAGGCCGTGGTGCGCCGGGCCCGCGCCGCCGGCCCGCGCGGCGCCGCCTTCCTGGACGCCCTGGCCGCCCGGATCGCGATCGGGGCCGCCGCGGTCACCTGCGTCCTCGACCCCGGCTGCGTGGTGCTCGGCGGGGAGGTGGGCCAGGCGGGCGGCCAGGACCTCGCCGACCGGGTCGCCGACCACCTCGCCCGGATCTCGCCGCTGCGCACCGAGGTGCGCTCCGGCACGGCCCAGGGCAGCTCGGTGCTGGCCGGCGCCATCCTCACCGCCACCGACGCCGCGCACCGGGACCTGTTCGGCACGCCCTGA
- a CDS encoding serine hydrolase domain-containing protein: MTVTAPGAEHTGPAAPPPGPRPAAAPSEPLTGLVTEYLDRAARALPPAPAAVWGALRDGERALVCRAGEGPYAAAPPDEHTVFELGSLTKTFTALLLAEMAARGEVRYRDPVDAYLPAGARPRRRRRDEHHPLTLRHLATHTGGLPRLPANLLPYALRDLRAGSPYGGYQLAHLYAATARLGRGPRPGSLVRYSNYGVGLLGQALANAVDSDYGTLVAERICGPLGLADTVTTGRWEASAGWGAPPAGPRLHRIAGHRGTRPVPPWRMAALAGAGALLSSGHDLLRYLDALLGRPGGAPAATRSALPPSLAAALEDVRRPRLRMRDGDEFALVWFSRTVDGRQVLFHSGGTLGCTTFLAYCPDARAAVVALSAAGCRRREPLLTEGYDLLRRLMGAG; encoded by the coding sequence GTGACGGTGACCGCCCCCGGGGCCGAGCACACCGGGCCCGCGGCGCCGCCCCCGGGGCCCCGTCCGGCCGCCGCCCCCTCCGAGCCGCTCACCGGCCTGGTGACGGAGTACCTGGACCGCGCCGCGCGGGCGCTGCCCCCCGCCCCGGCCGCCGTGTGGGGGGCGCTGCGGGACGGTGAGCGGGCGCTGGTCTGCCGGGCGGGCGAGGGGCCGTACGCCGCCGCGCCGCCCGACGAGCACACCGTCTTCGAGCTCGGTTCGCTCACCAAGACCTTCACCGCGCTGCTGCTCGCCGAGATGGCGGCCCGCGGCGAGGTCCGCTACCGGGATCCGGTCGACGCGTATCTCCCCGCCGGGGCGCGCCCCCGGAGGCGCCGGCGCGACGAGCACCACCCGCTGACCCTCCGCCACCTGGCCACCCACACCGGTGGGCTGCCCCGGCTGCCGGCGAACCTGCTGCCGTACGCGCTGCGCGACCTGCGCGCCGGCAGCCCGTACGGGGGCTACCAGCTGGCGCACCTGTACGCGGCCACCGCGCGGCTGGGCCGCGGCCCGCGCCCCGGCTCGCTGGTGCGGTACTCCAACTACGGCGTCGGCCTGCTCGGGCAGGCGCTGGCCAACGCGGTGGACTCGGACTACGGCACCCTGGTCGCCGAGCGGATCTGCGGCCCGCTGGGGCTCGCCGACACGGTCACCACCGGCCGGTGGGAGGCGAGCGCCGGGTGGGGTGCGCCGCCCGCCGGCCCGCGCCTCCACCGGATCGCCGGCCACCGGGGGACCCGCCCGGTGCCGCCCTGGCGGATGGCGGCGCTCGCCGGCGCGGGGGCGCTGCTCTCCAGCGGGCACGACCTGCTGCGCTACCTCGACGCCCTGCTGGGCCGGCCGGGCGGGGCGCCCGCCGCCACCCGGTCCGCCCTCCCCCCGTCGCTCGCGGCCGCCCTGGAGGACGTGCGCCGGCCCCGGCTGCGGATGCGCGACGGGGACGAGTTCGCGCTGGTGTGGTTCTCCCGCACCGTGGACGGCCGCCAGGTGCTCTTCCACTCCGGCGGCACGCTGGGCTGCACCACCTTCCTGGCCTACTGCCCGGACGCCCGCGCCGCCGTGGTCGCCCTGTCCGCCGCCGGCTGCCGGCGGCGGGAGCCCCTGCTGACGGAGGGCTACGACCTGCTCCGCCGGCTGATGGGGGCCGGCTGA
- a CDS encoding CHAD domain-containing protein, with protein MGGDREPAHGHDAARHHTPRDRATAYDPPAPGSAGAVVLTRLRGLVHELYALELAVRRDEPDAVHRMRVATRRLRSALKTYRKVLDRAATDPVEAELKWLGAVLGRARDAEVLRDRLTTQLRALPPELVLGPVQARIVGRSTRDYHDAHRRIVQALDGPRHAALRGALDAVLERPPLRPAAWRKARPVLERVERRERRRVAARLEAAYALEPGPERDAALHEARKAAKRARYAGETARGVLGKSGRRFTRRMKRLHQALGTHQDAVASREALRLLGVQAHGAGENAFTYGLLHHAQTAEAEAVAAEVRGRAKHLLS; from the coding sequence ATGGGAGGCGATCGAGAACCGGCGCACGGCCACGACGCCGCGCGCCACCACACACCGCGCGACCGCGCCACGGCGTACGACCCCCCGGCACCCGGCAGCGCGGGAGCCGTCGTCCTGACCCGGCTGCGCGGACTCGTCCACGAGCTGTACGCCCTGGAGCTGGCCGTCCGCCGGGACGAACCCGACGCGGTCCACCGGATGCGGGTCGCCACGCGGCGGCTGCGCAGCGCCCTGAAGACCTACCGGAAGGTCCTCGACCGCGCCGCCACCGACCCGGTGGAGGCCGAGCTGAAATGGTTGGGCGCGGTACTCGGCCGGGCGCGTGACGCCGAGGTGCTCCGCGACCGGCTCACCACGCAGCTGCGCGCCCTGCCACCCGAACTCGTGCTCGGACCGGTGCAGGCCAGGATCGTCGGCCGGTCGACGCGCGACTACCACGACGCCCACCGGCGGATCGTCCAGGCCCTGGACGGCCCCCGCCACGCCGCGCTGCGCGGCGCCCTCGACGCCGTGCTGGAGCGGCCGCCGCTGCGCCCGGCCGCGTGGCGGAAGGCGCGCCCCGTGCTGGAACGCGTGGAACGCCGGGAACGCCGGCGGGTGGCCGCCCGGCTGGAGGCCGCCTACGCCCTGGAGCCCGGCCCGGAGCGGGACGCCGCCCTGCACGAGGCCCGCAAGGCGGCCAAACGGGCCCGCTACGCCGGCGAGACCGCGCGCGGAGTGCTCGGCAAGAGCGGCCGGCGGTTCACCCGGCGGATGAAGCGGCTGCACCAGGCGCTGGGCACCCACCAGGACGCGGTGGCCAGCCGCGAGGCGCTGCGCCTGCTCGGCGTCCAGGCACACGGCGCCGGGGAGAACGCCTTCACCTACGGGCTCCTCCACCACGCGCAGACCGCCGAGGCGGAGGCGGTCGCCGCCGAGGTCCGCGGCCGCGCCAAGCACCTGCTCAGCTGA
- a CDS encoding ferredoxin, whose product MTERVWTVRVDRTACVGSGICVGRAPGRFVLEGGRSRPVGERVEGDQEVVEAAESCPMEAIEVRDAITGELLAPTD is encoded by the coding sequence GTGACGGAGCGCGTGTGGACGGTCCGGGTGGACCGGACGGCCTGTGTCGGCTCGGGGATCTGCGTGGGCAGGGCCCCGGGACGGTTCGTGCTGGAGGGCGGCCGGTCGCGGCCGGTGGGCGAACGGGTGGAGGGCGACCAGGAGGTCGTCGAGGCCGCCGAGTCGTGCCCCATGGAGGCCATCGAGGTGCGGGACGCCATCACCGGGGAGCTGCTGGCCCCGACCGACTGA
- a CDS encoding MFS transporter → MSRARGSSGGSGGSDGAEGPKGPKAPDDRVGGDGALGVAAAPWPGARRARAAITVVFALHGAVTGSFATRIPWLQDHLSLSAGQLGLALVAPALGASLAMPLASRVTHRHGGRAAVRGLLMLWCAALALPALSPGLPWLFLALLLYGASAGMADVAMNAGGVAVEERLGRSVMSSLHGMWSVGGLLASGVGVAAASAGLDARVHLAGVAALLVAAAWWVGGRVLDVRPPAEEAAPPRFALPPRSALLIGAVGFCAVFAEGASMDWCAVYLTELAGASPGVAAACYTGFACAMAATRLAGDAVVGRFGAVRTVRASGLVAAVGGVLVVLARTPPLGIVGFALLGVGIAVVVPVAFAAAGRSGPVPSQAIAGVATVTYTSGLVAPAAVGALADATSLTVSFALVTVLAALLVPGARALRSAERARTVAAAPTGPTG, encoded by the coding sequence ATGTCGCGCGCACGTGGATCATCCGGCGGATCCGGCGGATCCGACGGAGCGGAGGGACCGAAGGGCCCGAAGGCACCGGACGACCGGGTGGGCGGTGACGGGGCGCTCGGCGTCGCGGCCGCGCCCTGGCCGGGGGCACGGCGGGCCCGGGCCGCGATCACCGTGGTCTTCGCCCTGCACGGCGCGGTGACCGGCAGCTTCGCCACCCGGATCCCCTGGCTCCAGGACCACCTCTCGCTCAGCGCCGGCCAGCTGGGCCTGGCACTGGTGGCCCCGGCCCTCGGCGCCTCACTGGCCATGCCGCTGGCCAGCCGGGTGACGCACCGCCACGGCGGCCGGGCGGCCGTGCGCGGCCTGCTGATGCTGTGGTGTGCCGCGCTCGCCCTGCCGGCGCTCTCCCCCGGCCTGCCCTGGCTCTTCCTGGCGCTGCTGCTCTACGGCGCGTCGGCCGGCATGGCGGACGTGGCCATGAACGCGGGCGGGGTGGCCGTCGAGGAACGGCTCGGCCGCTCGGTGATGTCCTCGCTGCACGGCATGTGGAGCGTCGGCGGCCTGCTGGCCTCCGGGGTGGGGGTGGCCGCGGCGAGCGCGGGGCTGGACGCCCGCGTCCACCTGGCGGGCGTCGCGGCCCTGCTGGTCGCCGCGGCCTGGTGGGTGGGCGGCCGGGTGCTCGACGTGCGGCCGCCGGCGGAGGAGGCCGCTCCGCCTCGGTTCGCCCTGCCCCCGCGGTCGGCCCTGCTGATCGGGGCGGTCGGGTTCTGCGCGGTGTTCGCCGAGGGCGCCAGCATGGACTGGTGCGCCGTCTACCTGACCGAGTTGGCGGGAGCCTCCCCGGGGGTGGCCGCGGCCTGCTACACCGGGTTCGCCTGTGCCATGGCCGCGACCCGGTTGGCCGGCGACGCGGTGGTCGGGCGGTTCGGCGCGGTGCGCACGGTGCGGGCGAGCGGCCTGGTGGCGGCCGTCGGCGGGGTGCTGGTGGTGCTGGCCCGTACCCCGCCGCTGGGCATCGTCGGCTTCGCGCTGCTGGGCGTGGGGATCGCCGTGGTGGTGCCGGTGGCCTTCGCCGCCGCCGGGCGCAGCGGCCCGGTGCCGAGCCAGGCGATCGCGGGCGTCGCCACCGTCACCTACACCTCCGGCCTGGTGGCGCCGGCCGCGGTCGGGGCGCTGGCCGACGCCACCTCGTTGACCGTCTCCTTCGCCCTGGTCACGGTGCTGGCGGCGCTGCTGGTGCCGGGCGCGCGGGCGCTGCGTTCGGCCGAGCGCGCCCGGACGGTGGCCGCGGCCCCGACCGGCCCGACCGGCTGA
- a CDS encoding cystathionine gamma-synthase encodes MDREQLNTTGPAADAGALTGGGFETRAIHAGQEPDPLTGAVVPPIYQVSTYRQDAVGRLRGGYEYSRSANPTRTALESALAALELGRRGFAFSSGMAAEDCLLRTVCAPGDHVVIPTDAYGGTYRLVSRVLERWGVSWTVADTHDPDAVRRALRPAGPAGPATRLVWAETPSNPLLNVSDIAALADVAHAAGALLVVDNTFASPYLQQPLPLGADAVVHSTTKYLGGHSDVVGGALVVDDEELAERIAFHHNAVGAVAGPFDSWLTLRGVRTLAVRMDRHCANAARIARMLADHPAVASVLYPGLPEHPGHAVAAKQMRDFGGMVSCRLAGGEEAARRMCERTRLFALAESLGGVESLIEHPRRMTHMSTADTPHEVPADLVRLSVGIENVDDLLADLEQALG; translated from the coding sequence ATGGATCGTGAGCAGCTCAACACCACCGGCCCAGCCGCCGACGCCGGAGCCCTCACCGGCGGGGGCTTCGAGACCCGGGCCATCCACGCCGGGCAGGAGCCCGACCCGCTGACCGGCGCGGTCGTCCCGCCCATCTACCAGGTCTCCACCTACCGGCAGGACGCCGTCGGCCGGCTGCGCGGCGGTTACGAGTACAGCCGCAGCGCCAACCCCACCCGCACGGCCCTGGAGAGCGCCCTGGCGGCGCTGGAGCTCGGCCGCCGGGGGTTCGCCTTCTCCTCCGGCATGGCCGCGGAGGACTGCCTGCTGCGCACCGTGTGCGCGCCGGGCGACCACGTGGTCATCCCCACCGACGCCTACGGCGGGACGTACCGGCTGGTCAGCCGGGTGCTGGAGCGGTGGGGGGTGAGCTGGACGGTCGCCGACACGCACGACCCCGACGCGGTGCGCCGCGCCCTGCGGCCGGCCGGCCCGGCCGGTCCGGCCACCCGCCTGGTGTGGGCGGAGACGCCCAGCAACCCGCTGCTGAACGTCAGCGACATCGCGGCGCTGGCGGACGTCGCCCACGCGGCCGGGGCGCTGCTGGTCGTCGACAACACCTTCGCCAGCCCCTACCTCCAGCAGCCGCTGCCGCTCGGTGCCGACGCGGTGGTGCACTCCACGACCAAGTACCTGGGCGGGCACTCCGACGTGGTCGGCGGCGCGCTGGTGGTCGACGACGAGGAGCTGGCCGAACGGATCGCCTTCCACCACAACGCGGTCGGCGCGGTGGCCGGCCCGTTCGACTCCTGGCTCACCCTGCGCGGGGTGCGCACGCTGGCGGTGCGGATGGACCGGCACTGCGCCAACGCGGCCCGGATCGCCCGGATGCTGGCGGACCACCCGGCGGTCGCCTCCGTGCTCTACCCCGGCCTGCCGGAGCATCCCGGGCACGCCGTGGCCGCCAAGCAGATGCGCGACTTCGGCGGCATGGTGTCCTGCCGCCTGGCGGGCGGCGAGGAGGCCGCCCGGCGGATGTGCGAACGCACCCGGCTGTTCGCCCTGGCCGAGTCGCTCGGCGGCGTGGAGTCCCTGATCGAGCATCCCCGCCGCATGACGCACATGAGCACCGCCGACACCCCGCACGAGGTCCCGGCGGACCTGGTGCGGCTGTCCGTCGGCATCGAGAACGTCGACGACCTGCTCGCGGACCTCGAACAGGCGCTCGGGTGA